The genomic segment GGCGCACGCAGTGAGCAAGCGGTGGGAGGTCGAGGCTGGACCACGTTTCTCCGAATCCCTCCTGCAGGTGCTCGACATGCTCCAGAGCTCGAGGCCACAGGGGGCTCTCGCGGACCTCGTCACCTGGCAGACGCCGTCTCCGGTGCCTGTACGCGTGTCCGTCCACCCCGTCGTTCAGGACGAAGCGACCGATTGGGCAGCGCTCGGATTCGCGGCATCCCCTTACCTCGGCGGGCCGTTCGGAGAGGGCGTCCAATACACCCGTCGCATTCCTGAGGAGGAAGCGTACGGCGTCGCGTCGATCGACGCCGCGGTCGTGTTCGATCGAGGCGACGCGGCAGTGGTCGTGCGGGTGCACGCGTGCCCGATCGATGTGTACGTCGCCGCGGCACCCGCGATCGCCGAGCTCATCGACTCCTGCGTCCTGACCGACCCCACCGGACGGCCGTTCACAACGGGGAAGAGCGAGTATCGGCGCGTCGACGACCCCGACGTCTGGCCGGAGGAAGGGATGAGCGCACGTGTCTGATGCCGGCGTGCCGCTGCGCGATCTGCTGGGCGCGCGGCCGGACCCTGAGTTCGAGCTGTCGTTGCCCAGGGGCTGGGAACGCCACGATGCATCACCGGACGCCCAGGCGCTGATCGAGCGGCGCCTGAGCCGTCAGCTCATGCGCGTCGGCAGCGTCGAGGCGATGCAGGCCTTCGGTGTGCTGCGGACCATGCTCCGTCAATCGATGGGCGAGATGCGCAAGCAGAACGTCGTCGGTTACTTCGCGCCTTCGGGAGCCGATCTGCCGACACCGTTCCCCGTGCCGGCATCGATCATCGCGACCGTTCGTTCTGCGCCGTCCTCGGAGGAGATGGACGGGTACATCAAGCGCCTGATCATCGACGAGGGCGCTGCGCCGCTTGACAGGAACCGTGCGTTGCTGCGAACCGAGCGGGAGAGCATCCGACGCGACGGCGATGCAGAGGTGGTGCTGAGCTCGACGCTGTATGTCACCCCGGTGCCCGGTACGCGACGCAGACGCGCGCTTGAGTTGCTCGCGGGCTACGGGCGCCCGGTGGACATTCCAAGAGACGACGAGCAGATCCAGTTCGTGCACTCTTTCTTCGATCTCATGATCGCGTCCTTGCGATGGAAGAATATGCCTGGATGACCACGACCGAATCGCAGGAGAAGACGACACGATGACCGACGCCCCCGGACCAGCACGACCCGCGAACGGCGATCCGGCGACGGAACGATACGCCGCGATCATGCGGTTCCCGAGGGTGGCAGCCGGCGTCGGCGGAGTCCTCGCTCTCGTCTCCGCTGGGGTGAATCTGTTCGCGCTCGAAGACACATCGGGGCCGCTGATCGTCGTGACGGTGGGTGCGGCGCTGGTCTGCATCCTGGCGCTGTGGAACGTCGTGAACTTCTCGCCCACTGCCGTCGGCAGACTGCGCGCACTGGCCCAGGAGGTCGGAGGTCGGTTCTCGCTGTGGAAGGCGGGCACGGGCGGGTACGCCGGCGTGCCGTTCGCCCACGGCGCCGACCACGAGCGGTTCGGCGTGCTCGACTACGATGTCGCCGGCTCGCACGTCGAGGTCGGGCACCTGTCGTCGCAGGTGTCAGGCGGCTTCAAAGCGCCGACCGGACGCCGCCATGCCTATGCCGTCATCCGTCTCCCTGAGCGCTTGCCGCACATGATCCTGAGTTTCGGTCACCTCTCGCGGATCCTCGGCCTGCGCATCGTTCCCGATCAGTGGCACCGATCGCAGCGTGTGGACGTGGGATTCGGTCGGGGGGCGCGACTGTTCGTCGCGGACGGCGGTGAACATCTCGCTCGGACATTCTTCACCCCCGAGACGGTGCAGCTCCTCCAGAGAGTCGGACGCTCGTACGACATCGAGGTCAGGGATCGGAACCTCTACCTCTTCGCCGGGCGCTCAGTCGCAGCGGGCAGCGAACGCCGATGGAACGAGCAACGAGCAGTCGTCGAGACGCTGGCCGCGTCCATGGTGGCCTCCGGAGTGTGGGGATCTGTGCGGCGCCAGAGCCGAGGGATGTCGTTCGGCGATGTTCGCGCAGATGTCGGACGTGGCGTGGCCATCGTCTTCGGCGTTGTGGCTGTGGTCATCGTCGTGCTCTCGCTCATCGTGCTCAACGCTCAAGGCCTGCTCGGCTGACCCCGGCGGTGCCGGATGGGTATTGCTGCCCATGGCGCTCCGGCGGTCGCGCTAATTAGTCTTTGTGCAGGCGGTCCGCAGGGGGCCGGTTTCTGACAGGAATGAGGTGGGCGCATGAGTGACTTCGGCGCAACTTACGACGAGATGGAGTCGGCGGCTACGAAGCTGGACGATGGCAAGAACTCGATCGACGAGCTTCTCGATGAACTGCAGGGTCACGTCGATGACCTCGTCGAGGACGGCTTCAAGACGGAGAAGGCTTCCGGAAAGTTCCAGGAGGGCTACCAGGAGCTGACCGACGGTATGAAGCAGGCCGGCGAGGGCGTGACCGACATGGCCACGGCGCTTCGCGACATGGCGCAGGCGATCCGCGATCTCGACGACGCTCTCGCGGGCGGCTGAGCGACCTGTGATCGAAGGACGGCGGGGCCGAGTGCATGGCACCCGGCCCCGCCGCTGTCGGCGGTGGCACCAGCAAGTGACATGAAGGGTGTGGCATGAGCGACGTCTACATCTCATACGCCGAACTCGGCGAGGTCGAGACGAATCTGACCGCGATCGTCGCGGAGTTCAAAGAGGCGGTGTCCAGTTCGGAGGAACTGGAGTCCGCGATCAGCGACCCGTACGGGCGGCATGAACTCCGCAACGCCGCACGCGAGTTCGAGGAGCGCTGGGACAAGAAGCGCGGCGAGCTTGCCGACGACCTCGGCAAGATCCTCGAACGAGTGACCGGGATCCTGGACGGATTCCGCCAGGGCGATGACGAACTCGCGATCGCGCTGGAACCGGAACAGGGTGCAGGAGCAGCCGGGGGGCAACGTGGATAGGTCACCAGCAGGGCGTGACATCGAGCACGTCAAGGGGAATCCGGAGACGATCTCCGCTCGCGGCGCGGCGATCGGAGAACTCGGCCAGCAGATGCTCGACAGCGCGACAGTGCTCGAGCAGATCGCGACGCGCGCCACTGACCAGCAGGGCAAGGCGATCGAGCAGCTCGTCGAGACCATCGGCGACGCGTACAAGCAGTTGCGGGAGGCGGGCGAGCTGTACAAGCCGGTCGGTCCCGTCATCACCGCCTACGGCGACACGCTCGCCGACGTGAAGCCGAAGATCAACGGCCACGCCGACATGTGCGACACCCTGTGGGCGACATACACCGCACTCCCGGGCAAGGTGAAGCCGCGGGGAACCGGTGGTCTCTTCCAGCCGGACGCGGACAGCCCTGAGGCGGAGCTGCAGGCGCAGGAGGACGCCGCGAAGAAGGCGGCCTTCGATGCGTGGGAGCAGGAGGCCGAGGACTTCGACGCCGACTACAACACCTGGGAGCAGGCGTTCGACGATGCCGTCAGCGGCATCACCGACGAGATGTCCGGCAAGATCGCCGACGGCTGGACGCAGTGGCTCTCGACGATCAAGGACGTTCTGTCGTGGGCGGGATTCGTCCTCGGAATCGCGGCGATCATCATCGGCGGCCCGATCATCGGGGCCCTGGCGGCGATCGTCGCCGGGCTCACGCTCATCGTCGTCGCGATCCAGTTCGCGCGCGGAGAGGCGAGCGGCGTCGATCTCACGCTCGCGATCATCGACGTGATCCCCATCGGCAAGATCGGCGGGATCCTCGCCGACGGCGGCACGTTGGCGTCCAAGGGCGGGAAGTTCGGCTCGGAGTTCGTCTCCCAGTTCACCAACATCGCGAACAAGGGCGACTGGGGCGACCTCATCGGCGTCTTCAAGAACCCCAAGACCTTCACCGACGTGGCCGGAGGTTTCGGCGGTGTCATGACGCGCCTGTTCACGGGTAAGGACCTGAGCTTCTTCGAGGATCTCGGTTCCGCCGGTGGATGGCAGCTGGCAGCCGGTGTCGTCGAGATGCAGAGGGGCGTCGTCGGAGCGGTCTTCAAGGTCGACGGCATGTTCGGGAAGGTCCTTCCCGGGTACGACGGTCTGAAGCGTGAGATCGGCACGGTGGATGTCGGTAACGACTACCTGCCGGTCCTGGACGTGATCTGGTGACCGCGATCCGAGCACGCGCCGGCACGGACGCCGGCGGATGGATCGAGGTGCCGATCCTCGCCGATGACGCGGAGCGCGGTCGATGGGCGGGAGCCGTCGTCGATGCCATCGCTCGGGCGCACGGTGACCGGTTCGATGCCGAAGCGGCACCGGTGATCAGGCAGGTCATGACCGAGATCGCTGGCGACCGGGACGCCTCGGACCTGCTGGTGCTGACGTTCCTGCCCACGACGCGGCCGATCGCGGCGACAGCGAGAGTACGCCTGATGGACCCGCCCCCGCTCGAATGGTGGCGGAGTCGAGGGTTCTCCCTGTCGCGCATCCACACCGCCGGGGCCGGACACGGGATGCTGGCGACCAGGACGCTCGAGGACGATGTCGTGGGAGAGCGGGTCGTCGCTCACCAGGCCGCGTTCGTCTTCGTCGACGGTGACGTCGGGGTCGTCGTCTACACCGAGCCGACGGCAGCGGTCGTGTTCGATCGCGCGCAGGAGGGCCTCCTCGAGATCGTCGGGTCGCTGACGCTGGAATACGACGACGGCCGCGCCTTCCTGGGCGAACGGGCCGTCGACCTGCCCGGTGACGACGTGGATACATGGAATATTGGAAGCCATGTCGTTGCCTGAGCTTCCCGCGGACCCTCCTCCTCCGTCGCGCTGGGCGCGCCGGGTCTCACGCGATGCACCGCACGGACTCGATGTGCTCGAGGCGCACGTGCTGGCCTGGGCCGGGCAGGCGGACGCGCTGTCGAAGACGCCGTGGTGGCGCATCGCCTGGGGCGTGTCGCCGCTGCTGGCCCTGCTCGCCTCGATCGGCGGGTTCGCGGCGGTGTTCGGGAATCCGAGGGACATCGCGATCGGGCGAGTCGACGCGCCGGATGCCGGGTCGATCCCCTGGGCGATGGTGTCCTACGGGGTCGCAGCCCTGGGCGTCGTGCTCATCTTCCTGTACTGGTTCACGACAGGACGGCGCCGCAACGGCTCGCTGCAGGTCATGCTCGTGCTCACGTTCGCATTCGGTGTGCTCGGGCTCCTGTTCGCCTATCAGCTCGCGGCAGAGGACGGGGGTGTCTCCCTGGTGGCGATGCTCCCCGCGTTCGTCATGATGCCGCTGGCCGTCGTCGTGTTCGTCATCATCCAGCTCTCGCCGAAGCCCGAGCCCGAACCCGCCGCACCCCCCGTGGCGGTCGCGGACCTCGACGAGAAAGCGATGAGATACCTCATGCGCGAACGGAACGAGGCGATCAAGACTCTCGCGGAACGCAGGATGCTTCCGAACGTCGACGTCGAGGTGCTCAAGGCGCGCCCCCTCGGCCGGCTGCACATCGAGGAGGACGCATGAGCATCGGGGCCGGACCCACACTGCGCGAACAGCTCGGCCTGTCCGCGGAGCCCGACTTCGAGATCGACCTCCCCGCGGGGTGGGAGCGTCGCGACGTCAGCGATGAGGACCGCGCGTCCCTCGTCGCCGCGCTGCGCAAGAAGTTCCTCAGCGTGCAGCGCCCCGACCTGTACGCGGTGGCCCAGAGCCTCGTCGACGGCTCGTACTCGGCCATGAGATCCGCCGGAGCCGTCGCGTACTACGCGGCCACGACCGGTGATGAGCACACGCTGTGGATCCCCGGATCGATCGTCGTCTCGACGCGCACGGCGACGCCCGAGATCTCGATGGATCAGATGGTCTCGCACGCCATCAGGGAGTTCGGTGCTCAGCCCCTGTTCGGAGACAAGCGCTTCATCCGGTTCGAGCGCGACGAGACCGTGACTGTCGGTGAGTCGTCCATCGGACTGACGACCGTCGAGTATCTCACCCCGATCCCCACGACCCGTCGGCGACGAGCGCTGCAGTTCACCGCCACGGTCGCCCGCCCGGCAGAGGCGGAGGCCGACGACGAACAGGTCGTCGCTTCGAAGCGGCTCTACGACGCCTGCATCTCTTCGCTGCGCTGGGTCGCCCCGTCGTCGTGACGATCAGCGCGCGGCTGCGCGCGGGTGTTGTGAACGGGGAGAGGGAGAACGTGGAACGAAGAAGGCGACCGGCGGTCACCGCCGCGATCGGTGCCCTGATGGCGGCGGTCGTCTCCCTGTCCCTCGTCGGGTGCACGGGGAACGGCTACCCCGCCTCCGTCCTGGAGGGGACGGAAATCACCGTCGCGTGGGACGAGGCGCTCACGAACGTCAACACGGCGAGCGTCGCGGGGGCCCTGGCCGGGAACCTCGAGGTCGAACAGCTCACGCGATCCCAGTTCGCTCGGCAGCGGGCGGGAAAGATCGAGTACGACCAGGGGTTCGGGAGCATCACGATCGCAGACGAGGCCGAGGACTCCTTCGGCCTCTCCTATGACCTGGCGGAGCCTCAGTGGTCCGACGGTATCCCCGTCGACGCCGCGGACCTGCTTCTGGCCTGGGCGGCCGGGTCCAACTTCTTCGCGACGGACGGCGGTGACGATGCCGGCTCGGCAGATTCCTCGGACGATCCGTTGCGGTTCGACTCGATGCCGACGGGAATGGCGCTCAGCGACGAGATCCCCGCCTACGACGAGTTCGAGCGCCGCATCGACGTGCATTTCTCGCGCCCGTTCAACGGCTGGGAGACGGCGCTCGACGTCGCGGTCCCCGCGCATGTCGTCGGTCGCCACGCGCTCGGCGTCGACGACCCGATGGCCGCGAAGACGGCAGTCATCGAGTCGATCACGGGTTCGGACGACGCTGCGCTGGAGAAGATCGTCTCCGTCTGGAACTCCGGGTTCGCCGTGGGGGAGCAGCAGATCCCCCGAGAAGATCTGCTGCTCTCGAGCGGTCCCTACCTGGTCGAGAAGATCGATGGCGACGACGAGGCTCCCGACCAGCGCGTCGTCCTCCGGGCGAACGCGGCGTACGTCCCCGGCCCGTCCGCGGGATACGAGCGCATCACTCTGCAGCGCGATGAGGGCGAGAATCTCGAGAACGCCGTCGGTGATCGGTACGACCTCGTGCAGGTCGTACCCCGCGCCGACAACTTCACGAGCATCCGTCAACTGGACCGGAACGACTACGGCGTCCGCGACATCGGGCACGGGGCCGTGTGGACGGTTCGGGCGAACATCGCGGCATCCCGGCCTCTGGCCGATGACGTCGCTCGCAGCGTCCTCATGCGGAGCTTCGACCGCGGCGAAGTGGTCGAAGGGGGCGCTGGTGCATGGGACGACGTCTACACCGCGGCGTCCTCGGTCATCTTCCCCCCTGGCTCACCGGACTATCAGGTCGCGGTGGAGGACACCGGGTTCGCCGCGACCTTCACCGGCGGACGGGATGCGGAGGACCTGCGCGCAGGAGCCGGGGTGCCGGCCGGCATCCCCCTCTGCGTCCTCTACGACCGGGGGTCGGAGGTGGCCGCCGGCATGTTCGCATCGTTCAGCGCTCAGATCGCCGAAGGCGGCTGGGTGGCGACGGACTGCGGCAGCGACTCGCCGGAGGACGTCGCCGCCGGCAGCGATGACTGGGACATCTATCTCGGTCTGATGCCCTTCCCGAGCACCGCTGACGAACTGCGCGACCAGTGGGGGAGCGGTGGCGCGCAGAACCATTCCGGTGCGGGCGACGAGGGCCGAGACGAACTGATCGCACGGCTGGCGGCGGAGACCGACCGATACGCCGCTCGCGATCTTCGTGTCGCGATCGAGAAGACCATCGTCAGCCAGATGGTGGTCGCACCCCTGGCGGTGGATCCCGTCCTGGTGATCAGCGACCGCGACATCGAGGGCGTCCAGCCCCGCGCCTCCCGGTACGGGACTCTGCTCGATCGCGCGTACTCGTGGCGGCCCGCAGACAGCGACCAGCCCTCCACACCGCAGGACGACGAGGACGATGAGGACTCGGACTCCGGACTGTTCTGACGGAGGCCGCGGTGGGTCCTGCGTCTTGAGCTCAGAGGAAGGCCCATGACCGGTCCCCGTCACATCACCCAGCGCAACGGGTCGAGCAGGACGGTCCTCGTCGACGACATCCGACCGTACGAGGACCAGATCCGCTTCACACTGAACCGGATGAACGGGACGACGTTCTGGGCGTGGAGCCTGTGGCGCGTGCCCGAGGGCGCGAACCTGCTCGAATCGCTCCCCTTCTCGGAGGAGTACCTGCAGTGCGCAGGATCTGCGGAGGCGATGACGATCGAGATCCGTGCGGTGTCCGACGGCGAAGGTGCGCGGCAGCAGGCGCCGGCGTGGAATTCACGAGGATCTCCCGTGGGATCACGCTGTGCGTGGCAGGATATTCGCCAGGGGGGAAGATACGTGACTGAGTCGAGTGCTGCCACGGAACGCGAAGAGGACACGACGCAGGTGGGCGCGCGCGCCCCGGCGCCGCTCCGGCTGGAATTCGCCGGGGAATGGCACGAGCTCTGCCCTGACACGCCGTTCATCATCGGGCGCGAGGGTGACCTGGAGATCGACGACAATCCCTATCTGCATCGGCACTTCCTCGAGCTGCGCCACCATGACGGTCTGTGGTGGCTGGCCAACGTGGGCGTCCGGCTCGCGGCGACGGTCTCCAGCGCCGGTGGTGCGGTCCAGTCCTGGCTCTCGCCGGGGGCGCGGATGCCGCTCGTCTTCGAACGCAACGTGATCGTGTTCACCGCAGGACCGGTGACCTACGAGCTGAGCCTGCACACCGAGGAGGCCCCGTACGGGGTCTCCCGGCACGTGGAGGCATCGATGAGCGGCGAGACCACGGTCATGCCGGTGAGCTTCACCACTCTGCAGAAGCAATTGATCGTCGCGTTGGCCGAACCCATGTTGCGGCGCGAGGGCGTGAGCATGAACGAGCTGCCCTCCTCCAGTGCCGCCGCCAAGCGGCTCGGCTGGACGATGAGCAAGTTCAATCGCAAGCTCGACAACGTGTGCGACAAGCTCGACCGGATGGGCGTGCAGGGTCTGCGTGGCGGACCGGGGAAGCTGGCGACGAACCGCCGGGCCCGCCTTGTCGAATACGCCGTGACGTCGCAGGTCGTCACGCGCGCCGATCTTCCGCTCCTGGACGACGAGGCGCTCCTCGCCCATCGGGACTCCGAGGACTGAGGAGCTCTCCCGCCTCAGCGGGCAGCGTCGGCGAGGTGTCGCGCCTGGTGTCCGAGGACCTTCACCATGATCCCGCGGCTGCGCAGAGCGGCCACCGTGCGGGTCTCCTCGTCACGGTCGCGACCGAGCGCGTGCACGTTCGCGACGACGAGCACGTCCCCGCGCTGCAGAGTGTCCAGCAGCCGGTCCAGGCGGTCGCTCCAGCTCTCCAGGATCTCCGGTGCCGGGTGTCGGAAGCCCTCGATCGGCACCCCGAACCGGGTGAGGTCGGCGCGCTGCTCCGTCACGGACGGCATGCCCTCGCGGGAGACGACGAGGCCGACCAGTCTGGCGCCCTCCGGGCGGGCCGACCACCAGTCGTGCACGTCGTCGTTGAGGCATTTCGGGCAGGACGCCGCCGCATGCGGCAGGTGCAGCGGGCTGGTCAGCGCCTCATCCGACGCCTGATTCAGATCGCTCATGGTGTGCCTCCGCCTCCATTGTGCCCTGTGTGCGGATCAGCGCAGAACCCCGAGCTCGCGCACCGCATCCCGTTCCTCGATGAGTTCTGCCACCGATGCCTCGATCCGCGCTCGCGCCCAGTCGTCGACGGCAAGCCCCTCCACGATCTCCCACCGCCCGTCCACGGCTCGGACGGGGAACGACGACATGAGTCCCTGCGGCACGCCGTACTCGCCGTGGGAGACCACGGCGGCGGATGTCCACTCCGTCGAGCCGCGGACCCAGTCGCGGGTGTGCTCGATGGCCGCGTTCGCCGCGGAGGCCACGGATGACGATCCGCGGACCTCGATGATCTCCGCGCCGCGCTTGGCGACGCGAGGGATGAACGTTCCCTCGAGCCAGTCCTGCACGTCCTCCACTCGCTCGGCCAGTGCGTCGAGAACCGGGCGGCCGTAGACCGTCGCGTGGGACACATCGGGGAACTGCGTCGCCGAGTGATTGCCCCAGATCGTCACCCGCCGGACGGCGGCCACCGGCGTCTCGAGGGTGGCGGCGAGTTGCGCCCGAGCGCGGTTCTCGTCGAGGCGGGTGAGAGCGCTGAACCGGTCGGCCGGCACGCCGTCCGCGGATGCCGAGGCGATCAGTGCGTTCGTGTTGGCGGGGTTCCCGACCACGGTGACACGGACGTCGGAGGCGGCCCTGGCCGCGATCGCCGCGCCCTGAGGGCCGAAGATGCCCGCGTTCGCCGCGAGCAGGTCCCCGCGCTCCATGCCGGGGCCGCGCGGTCGCGCGCCCACCAGCAGAGCGAGATTGCAGCCGTCGAATCCGACCTCCGCATCGTCGGTGACGTCGACGCTCTCGAGCAGCTCGAACGCGCCGTCCTCCAGCTCCAGCGCCGCGCCCTCGGCGGCCTTCACACCCTGCGGGATCTCCAGGAGCCGCAGCCGCACCTTCTCATCGGGGCCCAGCATGTCGCCTGCCGCGATGCGGAAGAGCAGTGCGTATCCGATCTGCCCGCCCGCTCCTGTTACCGTGATCGTCGTCGCCATGTCAATGAGCCTACGACCGGCATCGGCGCGGAGGTAATCTCATCCCATGACCTTCAATCCCGACGCCGACATCTCGGGCCACCGCACACGCCGTCCCGGGCGTACCGCTGCGATCGCCGGCGGAGGCGTCGGCCTGCTCGGGATCCTCGCCCTCATCGCCGGGCCGCTGCTCGGCATCGACCTGACGGGCCTGCTCGGCGGCGGCACACAGGGAGGGGCCGCACCGGAGTCCGGCAGCACCGTCCTCGCCTGCGACACCGGTGAAGACGCCAACACGCAGGACGACTGCCGCATGGCAGGGGCTCAGGTGCTCCTCGACGACTACTGGGAGAAGCACGTCGACGGGTACATCCCG from the Microbacterium ginsengiterrae genome contains:
- a CDS encoding WXG100 family type VII secretion target, translated to MSDFGATYDEMESAATKLDDGKNSIDELLDELQGHVDDLVEDGFKTEKASGKFQEGYQELTDGMKQAGEGVTDMATALRDMAQAIRDLDDALAGG
- a CDS encoding flagellar protein FlgN; translation: MSDVYISYAELGEVETNLTAIVAEFKEAVSSSEELESAISDPYGRHELRNAAREFEERWDKKRGELADDLGKILERVTGILDGFRQGDDELAIALEPEQGAGAAGGQRG
- a CDS encoding protein TPRXL, whose amino-acid sequence is MSIGAGPTLREQLGLSAEPDFEIDLPAGWERRDVSDEDRASLVAALRKKFLSVQRPDLYAVAQSLVDGSYSAMRSAGAVAYYAATTGDEHTLWIPGSIVVSTRTATPEISMDQMVSHAIREFGAQPLFGDKRFIRFERDETVTVGESSIGLTTVEYLTPIPTTRRRRALQFTATVARPAEAEADDEQVVASKRLYDACISSLRWVAPSS
- a CDS encoding recombinase family protein; the encoded protein is MSDLNQASDEALTSPLHLPHAAASCPKCLNDDVHDWWSARPEGARLVGLVVSREGMPSVTEQRADLTRFGVPIEGFRHPAPEILESWSDRLDRLLDTLQRGDVLVVANVHALGRDRDEETRTVAALRSRGIMVKVLGHQARHLADAAR
- a CDS encoding malate dehydrogenase; amino-acid sequence: MATTITVTGAGGQIGYALLFRIAAGDMLGPDEKVRLRLLEIPQGVKAAEGAALELEDGAFELLESVDVTDDAEVGFDGCNLALLVGARPRGPGMERGDLLAANAGIFGPQGAAIAARAASDVRVTVVGNPANTNALIASASADGVPADRFSALTRLDENRARAQLAATLETPVAAVRRVTIWGNHSATQFPDVSHATVYGRPVLDALAERVEDVQDWLEGTFIPRVAKRGAEIIEVRGSSSVASAANAAIEHTRDWVRGSTEWTSAAVVSHGEYGVPQGLMSSFPVRAVDGRWEIVEGLAVDDWARARIEASVAELIEERDAVRELGVLR